DNA from Thermococcus argininiproducens:
CCAACATTCCAAGTGCTAAAACTTTTTTCAAATCTTTCGCCTCCAATTTTTCGAAGGGTGCCTCACCCCAACGGTGAAGCACTCACCTTCTTCTTGCTCTCTCTTGTATATAGTTAATTCCGACTTACCTCGAATTATTTGTAGGTAATCTCTCATTACTCTTCACGACTTCCCGAGCTAAGAACCCTATAAGTCTTAAAGTGCTGAATTATTGAAAGACCTAGGTAGATCCCGGATACTATGACAAGAGGAAGATTATTGAGCCATAAACCAGTAATGGCAAATATTATAGAAACCCCTGCATAAAAAGCACTCCAACTTATATCGTGTTTTCCTACCATCTCCATGTATACATCAACATTTTCAGGAATCTCTAATAATGTGACAGTGTGATGGTCAAATTTTATTATTCCTGCTCGTTCCATTTTGGGGATATGTGTTTGGATCAAGCTAACGTAAACACTTTTCCTATGTCTTCTATCAGTTTGCCCTTCTTCTTCGGCTATGAAGTCCACTATATCTCTTAAATCAGCCTTTCCATCGCGTTCTTGGAGATATTTAATCAGGAGCATCCTTCTATCATTACCCAATATCATTGAGGAAGGGCTCATTGTATTTGCCTCACTCCTCATTTGAACCCCTCCACGTACTTCTCTCATTGCACCACCAACCGATAGTGCCTTCTATGGTTCCCATTTCTATAGAAAAACTCTACAATTCCTGCTCTTGACAACTTTTCAAGTGTTTTTTCAACTTTTTGACGGGTACACTCAATACCACTTTCGTTTAAAAAACGAGTAATGAAAGCAACTGTTAACTCCCCTTTTTCCCTAAGAATCTTCAAAATTTCTTTTTCAACAGAAATTTCTGACTTTTCCATATAATCATCTCCTTGATACCAATAGATTAGATAACCATTGATTTTAAGAATAGTTATTACCCTTCAAATTACAACTATCCTTTGGAAGTTATTGACATCCATATTATTTAAACCTTTAGGAAAAGTTCGATTTTCCCTTTTTAAGATATATTTTAGTTCAGAACAACCATCACCGAGATATTATTCTTTGAGTATGTTAAAAAAGCATTTGAAAGGTTTTAACACCTGAGCTTCTTTCTCAGATATTGAACAGTTTTTTAGAATTTTTACAATCAACTATAAATGTTCCATTAAAATGTCGTTTAACATGGAGAGTAACCCCACAATTTTTTGAAACATCAAGTTACTAAAGGACAACGGAATATGAAGATTGGAAAATATTCAAAGTTTGAATTTCATATATAATAAAAGAGCAAAAACACTAAAACAACTTAATATACCCAACCTTAAGATAATACCTCGCATAAACAGCCATAAAAAACAGCGAAATAAGTACTCCAAGAGATATGTAGTCTTTGGTTTCCATTTTAATACTATGAAGAAAGGTTCTTCTTTTGCTGGCACCAAAAGCCCTACTTTCCAAAGCAATGCTGAGCTCGTGAGCAGTCTTTATTGAAGCCACTATTAAGGGAATCAGGACAGGAACAGTATTCTTAGCTCTTTGAAGAAAGTTTCCTTTTTCTAATTCCAAAGCTCTTGACTTTTGAGCATCCATTATTGTCTGGGTAAGCATGTAAAGGGTCGGAATGTAACGAAGGGCTATTGTGAGTGTAAGTCCAATTTCATATGGCATTCCCATCTTGATAAACCCAAGTACAAGATCCTTCTGCGAAGTTGTCATTATAAGGCCCAAAGTAAGAAGGGCCACTGAGAGCAATCTAATCCCATAACCAACTCCTATTAAAAGACCAAAATACCAAGGCTTTAGGATAAATGGCCATATCACCATAGCAATTAGTACTATGGGCATAAGAGGTTTCAATGCTTTAAAGATCTCCCTGTACTGTATCTTACCCAAGAAGTTAAGGATTAAAATGAGCCCTAAAAATATTGCCAAAAGAAGGTATGGAGAGTTGAATAATATAAGGGCCACTACGCCAAGAAACGATCCAATTATTTTAACTCTAGGATCCATACTATGGAGGAATGAGTCTCGTTCTAAATAAAGGGTATACATCATGTTCTCATCTCCAAGGCCTTCACAAAATCCTCAATATTCCTTACAAATCCAATACCCGCTCTTTGGCTGATATCTAGTAATCTGGGCCTATCTAAATCATATTTTCTCAGCTCAAGCTCAAAAAATCCTCTAACATCCCCATCAAAGATTTTTTCCCCATTATATAAAAGAACCACTCTATCAGCGAGCTCAAGAACAAGCTCCATTTCATGTGTTATCAAGAGAACTCCGTGTCCCTCAGAGTAGAGATTTCTAATTATTCTCTTTATACTTTTAGCATTTTCTTCATCAAGACCTGTAGTAGGCTCATCGAGAATAAGATATTTTGGTCGCATAGCTAAGACACATGCAATAGCTAGTCTTTGCTTTTCTCCTCCACTGAGTGCATAGGGGGATCTGTCTTCATATCCTTCAAGGTTCACTTCTTTCAGGGCCCATTTAGTCCTTTTCTCAATTTCTTCATCTGATAGTCCAAGATTTTTTGGCCCAAATGCTACCTCTTTGAGCACACTCTCCTCAAAAAACATGTGCTCAGGATTTTGAAAGACATAACCTACTGTTTTAGCAAGTTCTGCCACACTATGTTTTCTTGTATCCATTCCATCAACTATGACTTTCCCTCTCGTTGGCTTTAAAAGACCGTTTAGATGCTTCGCCAAAGTGGTCTTCCCTGAGCCGTTAGGCCCTACTAATGCAACTATCTCATTTCCAATAGTTAGATCTACTCCTTTAACTGCCACTCTCTTCCCATTGTAGATATGCCAGAGATTCCTTACTTCTATCATCGTTCAAACTTTAGCTCAATACTTTAAAAGATTGCCTTTAACAAATGGTGATTAATCCTCAGGAATAATACTCTCGCGAACTCTAAAAGATTAATCTCTTTACCAAGCTCTCTTTTTAGAGAGGTTGCGTCCTCAGGAACAAGGTTGTTTACATTCACCCCCACTCCGATTATGGCATATTTAACTAAATCAATCTCTCCCTCAGCTTCAATTAATATTCCCGCAAGTTTTTTATTCCCCACAAAAATGTCTCCATTAGGGGCCATCTTGGCAGAAATACCATATTCATCCAATACCTCTACAATAGCACTTGAAATAGGGAATACAAGCTTATCTACATCTTTCAGTGGTATTTTAGGCCTCACAACAAGAGAAAAGTATAATCCCCCCTCCTGAGAAACCCAATTCCTACCTAGTCTTCCTCTCCCTCCTTTCTGTTTTTCTGCTATTATAAAGACGTTTTCTTTTCCTTCTTTTGCAAGTTCTTTTGCAATATCCATTGTGGACCAAACTTCTTTAAAATAATACACTTCAAAATCCAGTTCCCATGGATAAGGCTTGTGAGCTTCCCTGATCAGGGCATATCCTTTAGGAGTAGAAAGAATTTCATAGCCTAACATATTCAGTTCTTTTATATGTTTCCAAACAGCTACACGAGAGATTCCCATCCTCTGAGCAATTTCATCACCGGACACTACATCTTTCCTCCGGAGCTGCTTCAATAGTTCCCTCTTTACTGGACTATCTCTTATCCCTCCTCTCATGATGTGTCTTTGGAAATGAGAGGTTAAAGGTTTATTGCTAAGGGATTCGTTAACCGCAAAAATTTTAAAGTTAACCAAAGGGAGAAAAGTGAGGTGGTAAAATGAGGGCGAAGGATATTGCATACCCATCATTATTTGCTGCTTTAACTGCAGTTGGAGCTCAAATAGCAATTCCACTAGGAACTGTTCCAATAACACTTCAAGTTCTTTTTGTTTTATTAAGTGGTTTTATTTTGGGTTCCCGCCTAGGATTTTTGAGCCAGCTAATATACCTCCTCATGGGCAGCCTTGGCCTTCCAGTGTTCGCAAATCTAAGTGGTGGCTTTGCTTACATTTACGGTCCAACAGGAGGTTATTTGATAGCATTTCCCCTAGCAGCATTCCTAGTAGGCTTCCTAAGTGAAAGGCAAGAGACCTTTTTGAACTATACTCTCGCAATGCTTTTGGGAATTTTAGTGATTTACCTTCTTGGATGGTTCAGATTAGGGATTTTTATGGGAGGAGATTTCAGAAAGGCATTTATAGTGGGCGTAGCCCCCTTTGTGATAATAGACCTGATAAAGGGAGGAATTGCAACCATAGTTGCCAAGAGAGTTAAACAAGCCGTCACAATCTAGAAACCTCTCTTTAAATTTTCTTCTACAAATGCCAAGTCAAACGAGTTTCTGATTTTGAAAAAGCTTAGTGTAACTTTAGGATTCCTTTTGCTAAGTTCTTCTATACTAATTCTCTTATAATCGAGATATTTTGCAATACAACTCAACCGCCTCTCATTCTCAGCCAAACAAACCTCAATTGCCTTTTTTAGGGCCCTTGCATCATAAAAAGCATGAGTTATTTCGAGCTGCCCACTGGCCCATGAGGGTATTAAAGCCTCAATATCCAACTCATAGAAGAGAGTGGAGAGGTAATTTAGTAAAAAGGGCATCACCAGAGGCATGTTTCCCTCAATAAGAAAAATCTCTCCTGAGAAAGGCAAAACCTTATAGAGAGCTTCAAGCTTATTTCTCGCATTTACGCCTTCTGGCCTCAATATATGAAGGGAGAATTTCTTTAATTGACCTTTCCTAACTATTGTAATAACTTCATCAATTCGTTTTGCTGTTAATAATCTCCTCTCAACTATTTTTACTACTGGTTCCTCATTTATTGGAAGTAAATAGTTCTCCCATCTCCTCTCTGGAAAAGCTAATACATAGGCACGCATATTTTACCTATAAAGAAGGGCCTTTAAAAAGATTCTCAAGAGATATATTTAATAATTGCAAAATAGAGATAAAGTATGGGATGAAAAATGGATGAAGTGAGTCCAGCAATTGCTGTGCTATTATTCCTAGAAGACTTCGCCAAAGAAAACCCCTCGATTAGAAAAGGGGCCAAGTACTTCAAATGGCAGAAACGATACGATGGATATGATGTTGCATACTCCATAGTAGGAGCCACGATAGCAGAACTTCTGCATGAAGGGTACATAAGCTTAGAGCTGAAAAAACGATTCCTAAAAAAGAGTGTCATTTTTTCAAGAAAAAGACTCATCCCAAAAAGATACGGAGTTCTAGGAAAAGGATTTAATACAATAAGCGAATATGAACCAACCCCTCTCAATTTAGCCCTCTTTTTAGTATTTCCCGTCTCAAGATTCCCAGCAGCATATTTGGGAACATACATTGCTGAAAAAGAGCTTAAAGATAAAGATCCTGAAGAACTTCGAAACAACAGCGAGATAATAAAGTATAAAGAAAAATTAAAAGCCCTTTTTGAGGAGTTTAAGCGAGACTATCCTGAGTTATGGATAGGGATAAAAAAAGAAGTGGATAAAGCTTGCCAGTTGGTCAGAGGAAAACAAGGATACATCTTATACTCTCCCTTAGACATGCTGGAGGAAAAGAAAAATGAGAATAAAGATTAGAAGGGATCTTCTCCAATATCTTCTCCAGCTGGCAAGAGACTTTTATCCCAATGAATTTGGAGGGTTTTTAAGAGAAAAAGACGGCATTTTTGAAGAGGTCTTGATAATCCCAAAAGGATACTTTGGAAAAGAATCAATTTACTTCGATACCTGGCTCCTTCCTCATGATGAAAATATAAAAGGGACCGTTCACTCTCATCCCGGCCCTTCCTCACAACCATCACAACCTGATAAGAAGTTTTTTTCTAAATTTGGCGGAGTTCATGTGATAATCTCATATCCCTTCAAGGAGTGGAGTGTGAAAGCTTACAATAGTGAGGGTGTAGAAATAGAAATAGAGATTATTGATTAGGGATTTCATTCATATGAAAATTTTTATAAATGGGAGTTCTTTAAAATATCTGGTGATTAAAATGAAGGTGAGGGAACTTCTTGAAGGACTTAACGAAAAACAGAGAAAAACAGTTCAGAAGTGTCTGGCCTCATGTGAAATACTTGACCTAGAAGAAGAAGTAGAGACAGAGTTGTCTCCTAAACTTATGGAATTTATTAAGGTTCTGTCAAACCCAATAAGAGCTGGGATAATAAAGATGCTCAAAAACAGATGGATGTGTGTCTGTTTAATAGCAAAGGCGCTGAATCAAGACCAAACACTCATAAGCCACCATTTAAGAACTCTAAAGAGCATGAACCTTTTACATGAACGACGAGAGGGCAAGCTAAGATTCTATAAAACAAACATGGAAGAACTTAAAAAATATCTCTCTGTATTGGAAAAAGAACTCTTTTAGCCAATTTCTATTTTTTGGTGATGAAATATGATGAGTATCCAAAAGGAAGTTGACGAGCTCATAAAAAAATTTGGGGGGTATTGGGAACCTTTTGCAATGCTAACTGCACTTATTGAAGAACTGGGAGAACTATCTCGAGAGATATTAAAAGCGGAGGGGGTAAAAGGTCAAAAAGAACCAGCACAAATTGTAGAAGAAATTGGAGACGTCTTATTTGCTCTTTTATGCATTGCAAACTACTATAATATTGATGCAGAAAAAGCTCTTCACAAAACAATTTCTAAGTATTCATCTCGAGATAGAGAAAGATGGAAATCTCCAATTACATAATATTATTCAAAAGACATAACCTTTTACTGATAATGTTATGAAACTACAGATCATCATGTTAGTAATTTTCGAAATATTTATATAAATCGCCATCTAAAAAGTATAAGGTGACTTGTACATGAAAAACAAAATTGACAAATTTGATTTACAAATTATGAGTGTATTAGCGAAAAATGCCAGAATTAATTATAGACAGCTTGCAGAACTTCTGAACACGACAAGACAGAGGGTTTCTAGACGACTAGAGAGGCTCGAAAGGGAAGGAGTAATAAAGAAATACACTATAATACCAGATTTTGACAGGCTAGGTTATATTTACGTGGCTATCGGTATTTCCTTAAAACCTGGAGCTCCAATTGAGAAAATAATTGAGACCTTAAAAGAGGATGAAGAAGTAAAAGTCATTCAGAGGGCTATTGGATATCACCAGTTGATAGTTCATTTAGTAGCTCCGAAGAATATGAAAGAAATCGAAAGAAAAATCCATGAACTCTCTAAAAAAGTTGAAGGATTAGAAGGTATGGACATGAGTTTTGTAACAGACATTGTTAAATTTGAGCTCGTCTAAACCCTTTCTATTTTTCGGCAATAAGTGAAGGAAAGACTAATAAAACAAAAAAGAGACAAGAACCCAAACAGTAAATTTCAATGGTGACAGCAATGAACATCATACTCAGTGTAACACTAGTGGGAACACTTGGAATTATGGCATATAAACTGGGAGCATTGGACAATAAAGGCGCATTAGCTGCCACTTTCTTGGGGATCCTAACCTTAGGATTAGGGGGAGTATATCCATTTCTTGCTCTCTTAGCCTTTGTAATACTTGGAATTCTAGCTACCAGGTATCACTTTTCTGAAAAAATCAGAAATGGAATTGCACAAGAAGGCAAGGGGATTAGAAGCTGGGAAAATGTTTTTGGGAACGGTTTAGCTGCATTAATATTTCTGCTTATAGAATATTACACAAAGCAAGACCTTTTTTGGACTGCAACATTTTCGGCAATAGCTACCGCAAATGCAGATACCCTAGCCAGCGAACTAGGAAAAATCTGGGGAAAAGCTCCAAGAATTATAACCACTCTCAAACCAGCACTACCAGGAGAGGAAGGTGCTATATCCTTACCGGGTGAAGCAGTTGCAATAGCAGGGGCATTTGTCATAGGCCTTTTTGCCATTCCCTTAAGCAATAAGTGGATTGAAATGCTTACTGCGATAACTTTGGGTGGATTCTTGGGATGCAATATAGATAGCATTATTGGGGCCACACTAGAAAAAAGAGGCTTGGTTAACAATCACCATACAAACTTTTTAGCAACCTTCCTTGGAGGACTTGCTGGAGCTTTGATCTTCTCTCTCTTGCTATGATGAGATGGGGTTCTCCCTACGGGGAAGTTAGTGTGATTTTATGGAATTTTATTCCAATTCTTTGTTTTTCTATTGCAATAATCCCGTAGGGGTTGGTCTTCATTGGCCCGTCATCGGTGAAAGCCCTCGAAACCTCTAACCCTTTCGGGGTAACCCCTGAGCCCCACATCCGAAGGTTCAACACAGCAATAAAATCCCTATCCTCAACAAGACCGCAAGAGCACTTCATTAAACGCCCCTCTTGGGGTATTAACCGACCCCCGCATACGGGACAAACACGAGAAGAATTTCTCGGATTAATGTAAACAACTGGAACCCCAAACCACTTCGCTTTATACTCAATCAATCTTTGCAGTTCACGAGCATTCCACTTTGAAAGCTTCCTGTTCAAACTCTTTGAACCGTTCAAAACCCTCTCCTTTATGCCATTCAAGTCCTCAAGGATTATACCCATCTGTTTTTCCCTAGCAATTTCAACAATTTTATTAGATAACTTGTGCAAGAAATCTCTTGCTCGGTTTTTCTCCCTTCCGGAGTACTTTTCCAGTAGCTCTGTGCTCAATCTTCTATTCCATGTGGAAATTTTTTGAATTTTCTGCCTCTTCTCCTCGTAAACTCTGTGAACGTGATAAAGCTCTCTAGTGTCGAAGCGGTAGACTGTTAAACCGGCAAGAGCAGTGATGTTGGTCAGATTTATGTCAATGCTCATCCAGTCCTTCGGCTCGAAGTACTCTACAGTTTTCACAAAGTTTAGGACGAGTTTGTCTGGAAATAAAAACAAGCCACCAAGCTTTGCTTTTCCCTCTTTGATTCCCTCAAGGAGAGGATGCAAGTAGTGATACTCTGTCAAGTCAATCTCGAGGTAGTATTCTCTCGGAATTATTGTGATTTCGAGGGTTGTGCCTTTTAGCCTGAAGAGTGTTGATTTCACGTAAACGAATTTCTTCTTCAGCTTTGGTTCCCGAGCTTTCTTTCCTTTCTTGAGTTTTCGCTTGTATGATTTCACGAGACCGAGCATTTGGTTTATTGCAGAGTCAACGTAGTGGGCAGCATAGTTCCAGTTCTCTAAAAGCGTGTCTCGGAGTTGTTTCCTCTCAAACTTCGTGAATTTTTCGGTATTGAGGATTTCTTGGAGTGCAGTTTTTGCCATTTTGTAGTACTCTTCAATAAACTCCAGAATAACACTATCGCCTTGAAGTTGAATTGAGTACGCCCTCACGACGGTTTCATTCTTGGAAGAGTTGTTTTGCATTCTTCACAACCTCTTTATACTTGTGAGAACGCATGCCGTACAGCTTGCCAGCAAAGTGCGAGATTATTGTTATCAAGTCTTCAATGAGTTCTTCTCTCGGCTCTTTTTGAAGTTCTCCATTGATTACTATTATCTCCGTTCCAAAGGCTTGAAAGAGCGTTTTTAAAGTTTTAAAACCGAATCGTGTTAACCTGTCGGGATATGTAATGATGACTTTTGAGACTTCCTTGTTTGTCACCATTTTGAGGAGCTTCTGGTAGTTTTTCCTCTTTTCGTTTAGCCCCGAGTCGATATCTTTGAGGATTTCAATGTCCCAACCTTTCTCTTTTGCGAATTCTTTTATTGTTTGGACTTGTCTGTTCAAATCGTCTTTTTGGGTTCTGCTTGAGACTCTTGCGTAACCGATTATCTTCCTTTCCTCTTGAATCCCAAGGATCCTCTTGATTTCGCTTTCTGGAATCCTTCTTCGCCCCCCAACTGTTCTGACAACTTTAATTTTTCCTTGTTTGTCCCAATTCTGAAGCGTTTTTACAGTAACTCCAAGGATTTTCGAGGCTTCTTTTAGAGTATAATGCCTCTCCATATCATCCCCAATATAGAGTACACGCCCATCCTTTATACGTTTTTCCATTATTTTCTATGAAATTATATAAAAAGAAGAACAGTTAGAAACAGCGGATTACTGACTCGTGA
Protein-coding regions in this window:
- a CDS encoding DUF7344 domain-containing protein, yielding MREVRGGVQMRSEANTMSPSSMILGNDRRMLLIKYLQERDGKADLRDIVDFIAEEEGQTDRRHRKSVYVSLIQTHIPKMERAGIIKFDHHTVTLLEIPENVDVYMEMVGKHDISWSAFYAGVSIIFAITGLWLNNLPLVIVSGIYLGLSIIQHFKTYRVLSSGSREE
- a CDS encoding helix-turn-helix domain-containing protein, translating into MEKSEISVEKEILKILREKGELTVAFITRFLNESGIECTRQKVEKTLEKLSRAGIVEFFYRNGNHRRHYRLVVQ
- a CDS encoding energy-coupling factor transporter transmembrane component T family protein, which gives rise to MMYTLYLERDSFLHSMDPRVKIIGSFLGVVALILFNSPYLLLAIFLGLILILNFLGKIQYREIFKALKPLMPIVLIAMVIWPFILKPWYFGLLIGVGYGIRLLSVALLTLGLIMTTSQKDLVLGFIKMGMPYEIGLTLTIALRYIPTLYMLTQTIMDAQKSRALELEKGNFLQRAKNTVPVLIPLIVASIKTAHELSIALESRAFGASKRRTFLHSIKMETKDYISLGVLISLFFMAVYARYYLKVGYIKLF
- a CDS encoding energy-coupling factor ABC transporter ATP-binding protein; the protein is MIEVRNLWHIYNGKRVAVKGVDLTIGNEIVALVGPNGSGKTTLAKHLNGLLKPTRGKVIVDGMDTRKHSVAELAKTVGYVFQNPEHMFFEESVLKEVAFGPKNLGLSDEEIEKRTKWALKEVNLEGYEDRSPYALSGGEKQRLAIACVLAMRPKYLILDEPTTGLDEENAKSIKRIIRNLYSEGHGVLLITHEMELVLELADRVVLLYNGEKIFDGDVRGFFELELRKYDLDRPRLLDISQRAGIGFVRNIEDFVKALEMRT
- a CDS encoding biotin--[acetyl-CoA-carboxylase] ligase is translated as MRGGIRDSPVKRELLKQLRRKDVVSGDEIAQRMGISRVAVWKHIKELNMLGYEILSTPKGYALIREAHKPYPWELDFEVYYFKEVWSTMDIAKELAKEGKENVFIIAEKQKGGRGRLGRNWVSQEGGLYFSLVVRPKIPLKDVDKLVFPISSAIVEVLDEYGISAKMAPNGDIFVGNKKLAGILIEAEGEIDLVKYAIIGVGVNVNNLVPEDATSLKRELGKEINLLEFARVLFLRINHHLLKAIF
- a CDS encoding biotin transporter BioY translates to MRAKDIAYPSLFAALTAVGAQIAIPLGTVPITLQVLFVLLSGFILGSRLGFLSQLIYLLMGSLGLPVFANLSGGFAYIYGPTGGYLIAFPLAAFLVGFLSERQETFLNYTLAMLLGILVIYLLGWFRLGIFMGGDFRKAFIVGVAPFVIIDLIKGGIATIVAKRVKQAVTI
- the mobA gene encoding molybdenum cofactor guanylyltransferase: MRAYVLAFPERRWENYLLPINEEPVVKIVERRLLTAKRIDEVITIVRKGQLKKFSLHILRPEGVNARNKLEALYKVLPFSGEIFLIEGNMPLVMPFLLNYLSTLFYELDIEALIPSWASGQLEITHAFYDARALKKAIEVCLAENERRLSCIAKYLDYKRISIEELSKRNPKVTLSFFKIRNSFDLAFVEENLKRGF
- a CDS encoding Mov34/MPN/PAD-1 family protein; protein product: MRIKIRRDLLQYLLQLARDFYPNEFGGFLREKDGIFEEVLIIPKGYFGKESIYFDTWLLPHDENIKGTVHSHPGPSSQPSQPDKKFFSKFGGVHVIISYPFKEWSVKAYNSEGVEIEIEIID
- a CDS encoding ArsR/SmtB family transcription factor, producing the protein MKVRELLEGLNEKQRKTVQKCLASCEILDLEEEVETELSPKLMEFIKVLSNPIRAGIIKMLKNRWMCVCLIAKALNQDQTLISHHLRTLKSMNLLHERREGKLRFYKTNMEELKKYLSVLEKELF
- a CDS encoding MazG nucleotide pyrophosphohydrolase domain-containing protein, with translation MSIQKEVDELIKKFGGYWEPFAMLTALIEELGELSREILKAEGVKGQKEPAQIVEEIGDVLFALLCIANYYNIDAEKALHKTISKYSSRDRERWKSPIT
- a CDS encoding Lrp/AsnC family transcriptional regulator, with the translated sequence MKNKIDKFDLQIMSVLAKNARINYRQLAELLNTTRQRVSRRLERLEREGVIKKYTIIPDFDRLGYIYVAIGISLKPGAPIEKIIETLKEDEEVKVIQRAIGYHQLIVHLVAPKNMKEIERKIHELSKKVEGLEGMDMSFVTDIVKFELV
- a CDS encoding DUF92 domain-containing protein, translated to MNIILSVTLVGTLGIMAYKLGALDNKGALAATFLGILTLGLGGVYPFLALLAFVILGILATRYHFSEKIRNGIAQEGKGIRSWENVFGNGLAALIFLLIEYYTKQDLFWTATFSAIATANADTLASELGKIWGKAPRIITTLKPALPGEEGAISLPGEAVAIAGAFVIGLFAIPLSNKWIEMLTAITLGGFLGCNIDSIIGATLEKRGLVNNHHTNFLATFLGGLAGALIFSLLL
- a CDS encoding RNA-guided endonuclease InsQ/TnpB family protein gives rise to the protein MQNNSSKNETVVRAYSIQLQGDSVILEFIEEYYKMAKTALQEILNTEKFTKFERKQLRDTLLENWNYAAHYVDSAINQMLGLVKSYKRKLKKGKKAREPKLKKKFVYVKSTLFRLKGTTLEITIIPREYYLEIDLTEYHYLHPLLEGIKEGKAKLGGLFLFPDKLVLNFVKTVEYFEPKDWMSIDINLTNITALAGLTVYRFDTRELYHVHRVYEEKRQKIQKISTWNRRLSTELLEKYSGREKNRARDFLHKLSNKIVEIAREKQMGIILEDLNGIKERVLNGSKSLNRKLSKWNARELQRLIEYKAKWFGVPVVYINPRNSSRVCPVCGGRLIPQEGRLMKCSCGLVEDRDFIAVLNLRMWGSGVTPKGLEVSRAFTDDGPMKTNPYGIIAIEKQRIGIKFHKITLTSP
- a CDS encoding IS607 family transposase, which translates into the protein MERHYTLKEASKILGVTVKTLQNWDKQGKIKVVRTVGGRRRIPESEIKRILGIQEERKIIGYARVSSRTQKDDLNRQVQTIKEFAKEKGWDIEILKDIDSGLNEKRKNYQKLLKMVTNKEVSKVIITYPDRLTRFGFKTLKTLFQAFGTEIIVINGELQKEPREELIEDLITIISHFAGKLYGMRSHKYKEVVKNAKQLFQE